The genomic region tttcggcttaacaaagtgctcatggacggcggcagcggactgaacctcatttacgaggaaactctcaacaaaatggaaatagagaggagccgcattgagcaaagtagcacgaccttccgaggaatcattcctagtcgggaggtgcgatgcgcgggaaaaagcacactcgatgtggtattcggcacgccgaagaattacaggtccgaagagataaccttccaagtggcctctttcaacagtggatatcacgccttattagggcgagatgcatttgcacgcttccaagctataccccattacgggtacatgaagctcaagatgcccggtccaatggtattatcactcttgccagtgatccggacatagcactccgcgctgaaacaAAACCGCAGCCCTAGCCCTCGAGGAActgtccgaagccctcgcggccgaagaattaactacattgtgctccacagtggatagggacgacgtgatcctggacaaatgacccaaatccacctccttcaaaccagcagacaaaatagtcaaatttcaagtccacccgacggaccccgaGAAGATAGCATCCATAAGAGCATAGCTGGACCCCAATGATTGACGCTGCACTGCGAGCCTTTCTATgcaaaaactgggacatattcgcctggcacccttttgatatgccaggaatcccacgcaggctggccgaacacagcctcaatatatcaAAGGGTATaagccggtcaaacaaacactgcggcgcttttcagaacccaaacgacaagctgctacgtcttgagtttgtgttggttttccttgaagaggaaagggtgatgcagcaatactagcataagtatttccctcagttttttagaaccaaggtatcaatccagtaggaggctcctcaacaagtcccacgaacctacacaaacaaacaaagaactcgcaaccaaagcaataaaggggttgtcaatcccttcacggccacttgcgaaagtgagatctaatagagataataagataagataaatatatttttggtattttataatatagatgcagaaaataaagatgcaaataaaagtaaattcgaagcaaatatgataagagatagacccgggggccataggtttcactagtggcttctctcaagatagcataagtattatggtgggtgaacaaattactgtcgagcaattaatagaaaagcgaataattataacgttatctaggcatgatcatgtatataggcatcacgtccgcaacaagtagaccgactcctgcctgcatctactactattactccacacatctaccgctatccagcatgcatctagagtattaaattcataaaaacagagtaacgcattaagcaagatgacatgatgtagagggataaactcaagcaatatgatataaaccccgtctttttatcctcgatggcaacaatacaatacgtgtcttgcaaccctttctgtcactgggtaagaacaccgcaagattgaacccaaagctaagcacttctcccatggcaagaaagatcaatctagtaggccaaaccaaaccgataattcgaagagacttgcaaagataactcaatcatataaaagaattcagagaagattcaattattatccatagataaacttgatcataaacccacaattcattggatctcgacaaacacaccgcaaaaagagattacatcgaatagatctccacaagagagggggagaacattgtattaagatcaaaaagagagaagaagccatctagctaataactatggacccaaatgtctgtggtaaactactcacaactcatcggaagggctatggtgttgatgtggaagccctaaatggtggaatccccctccggcagaacaccgctccctggatgtttttggggtatgtaggcttatataggaggaagaagtacgtcggtggccgcccgagggggccatgagacaggggggcgccctaccctctcgtatTTCAAACGCTTGAGCTACTTTGTAAGATCCATGAAGCTATCCATTTAGAAAAGCAAACACCTCTCCTTTAATTTATTCACCATTAGAGCTCAACATCTTATGGGTAGACCTCGATAACGCATCGAGCTCCCAGTTTCTTCACAATTTTATAGTCTTTGAATCCTGCTTCCATGAATAGCTTGCGCCAGTCATTTTCACTCCGTTGGACCCCTCTTGTGTTCACCATCATGAGCATATCCATCAGGAGTTGGGCTTCAAACATTATTGGCCCTAAGGAAGGTCCAATCACAATGTCTATGATAATTACCTTTCCTCCCTCGTCGCGTGGAGGAATGGCCTTCTTGCACTGGGTCAAGATTTTCACACAATCCTCATCGCTCCAGAAATGTAGTACAAGCTGCAGCAATAGGTAAAGTTCAAAGAATGAAAGGTGGGTAAGAGTGACTTCTATGAGATGCAAGACCAGAACGTAAGAATTTCCCATGGTTTGCCATGTTATATATACCTTGAGCATCACAGCTTGAGAAGATGGGACGGTGTGAAATAGGTCACCCGCTACATAGTTAACGACACCATCATTTGGGGCTTTGTCTATCACCTTCGGAAGGTCCAACACGGTGCACTTGATGTGCGGGTAAGCCTTGACAAGAGCCCTCGCTGTCATACCATCACCACCGCAGCAGTCAGTGAGAGACTCAAGCCCCTTGAAGATGTCACCGCACTCTCGCAGTATGGTGGCAATCCCCAGGTTGTCGTGGGCAGCCAAGCCTTGGTTTGTAACGGCGTCAAACTCTTCGTCCATGAGGGGCGTTCTCTCATCAAAGATAGGGGCGCCATGCATGTCCTCGAAGGGAGACGGCACTGGTGGCTCAAGGTCCTTCTTGAACCAGTCCGCCAGCCCCAACGCCGCCTCCGCGAGACGTGGCGAGGTCACGGCAAGCACAAAATACTTTTGGCTGTGGTGCTCATCCGCGTCGACGCCGTCCACAAGGATGCGGGACAGCGGGGTGAGGCGGTAGAGCTCCCCGCCGCACTCGGGGTCTTTGTCGGCTCCGAAGACGCCCGACGTCCCGAGCACGCGCATGAGCCGGCCGAGGAACGGCATCTTTACCGATGGAAGGGACAACGCGGCCATCAGGTCGGGCAGTGAGGCGACCCCGCCGAGGCGGTGGATGGTGGTCGGGATCCCAAGCTGGACGGCGCAACGGAGCCCCATGGACGAGAGGTAGTAGAGGCTGTGGCGCCACAGGTCAGCCTGCGCCTGCAGCAGCTCAGCGTCCGTGGGAACTTCAATGGTGTCTGCCTGAGCCGCCATCGCTCTCCCGGACCCTCTCCTTCTCTGTTCCGTTCTCTTGATGAGTGTGTGGTTGCTATGTGTTGCTTTGGGAATTCGTTGATGTGATGCTAGTGCTTAAATAGACCACACACGACACCACAGGCTATGAAGTAACACGCGGCACACGAGATAATAAAGTATGAATATGCAGGCAGGTGTATATGTTTCTGAGGTCCACTCTCCCAGTTGTGGCATTGTGGCGCCAGATCGGTCATGGACTCTTGTCTTGATGAATTTATGGGATTGTTGGCAGGCACTGCTGATTGCCAGGAGAGTTTGATCTAGCAGATTCATCTGGAAAATTGCAAAGAAATATCTTAGGACAACTGACATGCATGGCACCATTGAAATTAATTGTGTCAAGTGTTGATTTTTCTAAAGGAGGTTGAATCCCGGCGTCTGCATTATACGTGCACACGGCCATTCTTATTAATTATTAACTAGagtaaaaaagcaaagaaaacCATGGCCGAACTATTACAAGATAGAATAAAATTAACACCTACAACCAAGTCAATTTTCATCACCAGGTTTAATGAGGTCGGCCTGGAAAAGGGTTTTCATCCTGCTTGCAAAGACCAGCAGTAGACACCACCTTCAATAAGATAACGACGCAAGTACGTCGTTGCCGAGCGTAGTAAATAAAGATGTGGGCAAGAGTTTTCACCTTGCAATAAAAGGGTGTTTCAATCAGCATCTTGATGAATGATCATTCAATAGTCGCTTCCGCTGGTACCTCCATGCCCAGGCCAAAGGCACTAGCAAATTGTTGAGACATCTTCTCACCTAAGACCATCGCATGGCCGTCAAGAAGACGCTCATGTTGTCACAAAACTGATGGTTATCACTCCACACCGACACGAGTCACACCGCAACATCCATCGTGCCGTCATAGCCACTGCTAGTTGTAGCAGTGTCAACTGTTAATAAACAGTGAAAATCACGAGCTCCCTTCCCCACCCATTAATTAATCTCCATTATGAGTGTGTCTCCTGATTCCACAGCACACTACCGCCAGGGGAACCCAATGGTGAGAAACTTGGTTGTGATTTCAAgatgataaaaaaataaaaagaagaagaaaaacaaaataggCCGACAAACCATCTACTTGCAACAGATATGACGTCCATTAATGATTTGTTGTTTATCTTTTCGAGAACATGGTACAGATGCATACGCTCATATATAGGCGCATACATTTACCCATGtaaacacacacgcacactctGTCCATTTGAGCACCATCGAGATATTGGGCCCACATATCATCTTGAAACTAAACAAAGACACCACGGACGCCTTGTAGACGACAAGAACATCTCCTCTCACTGAATGCGCTTCgctgaaaattctgaaataaattctagaaaatgtcAGGGATACCACTCTACTCTTAACCATCCAATTAGAGGTTGATGCACACTAATGATTTCCTGTTATGGTGAAGGTAAAGCGGGACAAATTAAAGCAGGTAATTCATGACAACAGTGTGTTACAAACAGAAGATCCTACCTACTTCGGCCATGTGCCATTATGATCTTGCTTCCCACCTTCCGCAATTTCCAATTTCCATGCGAGTTACTTACGCCCAACTGGAATATTTCAGCACCCAAATTCGTCAGGTTTTGGCGCCCATATTTGCCAAGGGTTGAACTCATCTACTCCTATAATGGGTTCGAACTTTCGGTTTCAATAATTTGAGTCAACTTATGTACATGTCGGCAATGACATAAGTGTATATCATATTCATATCACGGATTACTAGACGTGCACATCTTATCCATGCAATAATTTACTACAACATCGAGCCTGCATCTGGATATATTTTTAATAAAAATTCAAGGCCTCAGTTAGCACACGTACGAAGGTCTATGCTCCAATGTGATCATGATGATATTTATATTCCTGGCAACGATAAACTGCACTATATATGCATAATGTTGAGAGATCATGTTTGATCTTGCTTTGGAACGGAAAACGATAAGATGGGGgcgggatggggggggggggggtggctcaTGAAAAGTTCGCAAAAAAACTGTGTACTGTGTGAGGAGGAATAATCACCCAAAGGAGAACATGGGAATAACCATTATCAGATTGAACTAGTACATAAGATTTTTGTAAAACTGGTATGTATTTGAATATTTTGCCTAGATTGTGTAGTATTCAATATTTTGAACGTGATGCTTTATGATCCGACAAACTAGATAAAGCATGGCAAAAACAACAA from Triticum aestivum cultivar Chinese Spring chromosome 4A, IWGSC CS RefSeq v2.1, whole genome shotgun sequence harbors:
- the LOC123087951 gene encoding probable O-methyltransferase 2 isoform X1, yielding MAAQADTIEVPTDAELLQAQADLWRHSLYYLSSMGLRCAVQLGIPTTIHRLGGVASLPDLMAALSLPSVKMPFLGRLMRVLGTSGVFGADKDPECGGELYRLTPLSRILVDGVDADEHHSQKYFVLAVTSPRLAEAALGLADWFKKDLEPPVPSPFEDMHGAPIFDERTPLMDEEFDAVTNQGLAAHDNLGIATILRECGDIFKGLESLTDCCGGDGMTARALVKAYPHIKCTVLDLPKVIDKAPNDGVVNYVAGDLFHTVPSSQAVMLKLVLHFWSDEDCVKILTQCKKAIPPRDEGGKVIIIDIVIGPSLGPIMFEAQLLMDMLMMVNTRGVQRSENDWRKLFMEAGFKDYKIVKKLGARCVIEVYP
- the LOC123087951 gene encoding probable O-methyltransferase 2 isoform X2; the encoded protein is MAAQADTIEVPTDAELLQAQADLWRHSLYYLSSMGLRCAVQLGIPTTIHRLGGVASLPDLMAALSLPSVKMPFLGRLMRVLGTSGVFGADKDPECGGELYRLTPLSRILVDGVDADEHHSQKYFVLAVTSPRLAEAALGLADWFKKDLEPPVPSPFEDMHGAPIFDERTPLMDEEFDAVTNQGLAAHDNLGIATILRECGDIFKGLESLTDCCGGDGMTARALVKAYPHIKCTVLDLPKVIDKAPNDGVVNYVAGDLFHTVPSSQAVMLKLVLHFWSDEDCVKILTQCKKAIPPRDEGGKRGPTE